The genome window ATTGATAGGAGTATCCATGTCGGTGGTTGCCAAATAGTCGAGGCGGAGGGCATTGTCTTCAGTGAGGGTGAAAGTGACTTCTACACGAAGATTCCCTGGGAACCCTTCTTCCCCATCGGGGCTGAGGCGAGAGAAGGTAACGGCATTGTTTTCGCTTTGCGGCGTTGCTTGCCAAAGCTGCTTGTCAAACCCCATTTTGCCGCCATGAAGTGTATGTGTGCCATGGTTGGCCGCTAGGACATACTGTTTCCCATGGAGAGTGAACTCCGCGTTGGCGATACGATTGGCAACTCGGCCAATCGTGGCACCGAAGTGAGGGTGTGGATTAAGATAGTCTTCAAGCCGATCAAAACCAAGGGTGACCTCACCGATATTCCCATTGCGATCGGGTACGGCCAAGGAGGTGAGAATAGCTCCATAGTTAGTGACGCGTGCCGTGGAGCCGTGAGAGTTAGTTAGCGTAAAAATCGAAACAGGCTCTTCATTGGGCAGCTTTCCAAATATCTCTTGTTTAATCAACTTACACTCCCTATTGTGTCCGACTTTGGCGGACAATTATTTAAAGTATTGATGATGGCAATGTTTTGAGTGTGATGCTTGCTTGGGGCGAGTCCTGCTGAGGTTGCTAGGATAATATAAGTGAGGCCGGAATGTTCACCGGTACTATGAGAAGTGATAGGTGTCTCCTCCTCAAGGCCGGCACCCTCCCCTCAATCCTAGAGGATCCACGATTCCTCCGAAGTTTAGGTGGCGCGCATGTGATATGATAATAAAGCCGAATTAGAGTTCGACGCTATGAAAGGTAGTTCCTGCTAAGTGTACAAATCTATTCAGGAGCGATGAGAGAATGGAACGTTTGAAAGGCCAGGTGGCTATTGTTACCGGTGGTGCACAGGGTCTAGGCGAGGCAATAGCTCATCGTCTAGCCCGAGAGGGATGTCGTGCCATTACTATCGCTGACATTAAAGTTGAGAAGGCGCGTGAGACAGCAGAGGAGATAACGCGAGCTACTGGGGCCGAGACGCTTGCCGTACAGGTAGATGTAACCAACGAGGAGCAGGTAGAGGAGATGACAC of Chthonomonas calidirosea T49 contains these proteins:
- a CDS encoding aldose epimerase family protein — its product is MIKQEIFGKLPNEEPVSIFTLTNSHGSTARVTNYGAILTSLAVPDRNGNIGEVTLGFDRLEDYLNPHPHFGATIGRVANRIANAEFTLHGKQYVLAANHGTHTLHGGKMGFDKQLWQATPQSENNAVTFSRLSPDGEEGFPGNLRVEVTFTLTEDNALRLDYLATTDMDTPINLTNHAYFTYREKEISLTMSLRSTPICIHLQTTSLSLQEKFGALRIPHSTLLNQRGSEPIFMNCLR